The Capsicum annuum cultivar UCD-10X-F1 chromosome 3, UCD10Xv1.1, whole genome shotgun sequence genomic sequence cCTCCTCTCCGTCAGTGGCaacctttcttgttcttcttctttttttcattttatacttttttcttctccatttttctcATCACAGTCATTTTACTTCGTTAGATCTATTTTTCTCACTAATTGAGTGCTTATTCTTCACTATTTAGTGGTGAAGTTGGTGATTGATGAAAAAATGAGTAGTgggtatgtttttatttttgatgattgaaaatgataatgttgtgATTTTGATGGTGAATGCAAAAATTTATGGTGattgttgttgtgaattttgataataaCAATGGTGATGGCATAATTTTTGTGGTGGATCTTGTGAAGACAATTAATATGCGACTTTTGATCTCGATTTTTTGTGGGTCATCTTAAATTTCTCTTGtaaagatttgaacttttttaGCATTATTATAGTGAAAATGGGAGTTGTTAAGTAAATTTGTATGTTTTTGATagtgatgaaacaaaaataaataatttattaacaaaaggagaaaaataaatatcaacaagttgtctcccatgaaagatctacaattatggtaaaaataaaaatctagtaAAAACGTTGTTGCAGGTTTTAATGCTAAGAATATTTGGGTGTAACTTTGAATTTGATGATGTATAGTGAGGAAGAAACAACAATAATGACATGgaatttatttattgtaattttcaCATAATATCTGACGTGGtagtgatatattgatgatttgtggCGAGTGCAGAACACCTCTCAGCATGAGACTGATTGTATGTGCGTTAGGGtgtaaaaaaattcacttttaaataattttgatgtgtaTCAGATCATTTCAATAGTTTAAGTATATCTTCGATTTTTTTTTGGATGTAGTGTAagatgaaaataatgacttttccATAATTATAAAAGAAGTTTTTTTCTGGACAATCAAGTTCCAACTAGATATGTGTGCGGTAATTATGATGGGAAGTTGACATAAAATGACACTGTTGAGAGTGAGACTTCAAATTGGGATGTTGTAAAGTCTAATGCTACCCCATGCTAGAGATGTTTGATGTCCTTTGTTCACCTTTAATAGGGGGCCCAAGTATGCTGTCCCCTCCAACTACAGTAACTATATGGGCTGTTTGTTGGGCTTCAATCCTATTGACAGAAAAGGAAATATCTGTGTGTTCTTTACTATCCTTGGGCCTTAGCACTCAATTGCTTCAAGTGGGCTATCTTCTTTATTCATATTCCATTTCTCTCttatttatccccttaattatgagtttcatagcaacaatttcataattacataatataataaattatattttatatttttacaaattgttgctATTTGATAAAAGTgtgattattttttgtaatttaatatttaaatatattactttatgtattttttcctatcataaatataattttttaacatGACATGACATACAAGGGCGAAGGTAGAGTATAATTTACCGTAAAAAGgtgtctattcaaattgcatTCTTTTAGTGTCTttccattttctattcacacatCTTAATAACCCAACAACCAGTTCAGTGAAACTCCTGGTCAAAGCCTTGTATTTATATTAAGAAATCTATTcagtatttataaattataaaaggATTAGAATCTCAAAcctatgaacttcaaattttagttCGGCCTATGATGCCATGTCAAGAAGGAAAGAAGGAAGCTTTTTAAGTTATAATTGGATGATTTGCTGTCCCAAAAACAGAAGAAGTGAGATACTGAAATATATAACTTTTCCCATCATCAAGAACTCTGAATTTACAAAGGGTAGGTGAAGAGGACATAGAAGAAATACTAGTACTGGTCTAAAGGCTAAAGCAAAAATCTTGAAAAAGCTATTGCAACTAAAGCAGCAATTTAAACTCAACATGTGGGAAAATCATCAGGAGGAGGAAGCAAACACTGAGAAGGATGTTGACCACTTTGAACAATCAATCCCATAGCAAGACCCCATGAAGTATGTTCCTCTAAGTGGCAATGTATGAACCAAACTCCTGGATTATCTGCTGTTAATCTAATTGCAGCCCACCCTCCTACAGGAACAGCCACTGTGTTCCTTTCAGGTGGATCGATGAGATTATAATATTTCGTATCGCGATCCACATCATAATTTCCAAATCCCCTCCCCACAATAAAAAAATTGTGACCGTGTACATGAATTGGATGATTTTCTGGATTTAAAAAGTTCGTGTCTTGTAGCACGATCTCTAGTTTCGTGCCATGTGGCACGACCAAGATCCTAGTACTAAATTCAGTGTTCAGATTTTCGGATAATGGATCCACCCCAGTGTAGTTAAAAGGATGAGGAGGCCGTCCAGGGAAATTGGAGAACATGGTATTGGATAAGTTCCTGTAGTGACTTTCCAAGATTGAAATCGAAGGCCTGATAAATGATTGATTGTTCATTGATGCATAGAATTTCTTGTTTTTAAAGCCTTTGCATGTTTGGTTAACAGGACAATCTTGAAGATTAAGACTAATTGTAGTAATTACTCTCTTGTCTATTTCTTTAGGTACATTACAAGGGTACTCAGGTGATCCCAAGCTTCTAAGTTTTTCGGCGAATTTGGTGGCAAATGGGGTATCTTCTATTTGGGGTAAATTGGAAGGTAAAGTGAACGATTTAGCaggggttttggttatttttgCATTTGGGATTTTGTACTTAAGGAAGCCAACTGTGGTCGAATTGTCAAATGGGAAGACTGATGTAAGATAAGGCCTGGCCGCCATGACAAACATTCCTGTCGAATCAGGGACTTGATTTGCAGTGATTAATACATTGGTTGTCTGTCCAGGGGTGACCATTATGGCTTTTGTGGTAAAGGGTTTTGTGTAAACAGCATCAATTTCGACTACTGTTAATGTATGATTTGCCACGGCAAAGAAGAGTTCATCGTTTAGTGCTGCATTGATGATCCTAAGCAAGTATGTTTTGCCTTGCTCAATTGTCTGAATGAATGTATCTGCAGCACCAAAGGAAGAGAGAATATTGATCATGTTAAGCGAGTTGGATTATAACCCGTTTTGTGACCATGACAACCGAATTCATGTTGATCCAAGCAATCTTAACTATGACTCTATTAGCATGTTATATCATGAATCATTTATTGATCAATTTGATACATGTTAACCTGTCTAAATTTGACTTAATCCGCTCATTTATCACCTCTAGACACCACAATTTTGAGTTAGGTTCGGGTCCAATCAATATTCTTACCTTTATTAGAACAAGGGTACGAGGGCCCTGGCAAGCCATTGATGGTATAAGCATCAGAAGAATTAGGACCACTTCCATATAATTTCATGTCATTTTCTATATCTTCAATTTCTCCATTCCACCACTCACCTATTAATCAACATATtaagcaaagtcaatatcatgtaACAAATGATTTTACATTCATCTCAGAGTTTCTATCAATAATTAATTACTAGTACCAAAGATTATGGGGATTTCAGCTTCAACAGGGGCTGAAAATGGATAAGGCCGCATTCGAGGGTAGATGATAAAAGCACCATGGACGGTGGCGCGTTGCCAGGAGAGATGAGCATGCCACCATAAAGTTCCCCTTTGGTTAATAATGGTGAATTTGTAAGTGTAGGTTCCTCCTGGAACTATTGGACATTGAGTTATATATGCTGGTCCATCTGCCCAACCACTTCTTAGCTGACGTACCCCGTGCCTATACCAGGTCCAATTGCATAACCAAAATTAATATCTGGATATAATTAGTTTTATCTAACTACTTATTATACGGATAGACTTCCTTTATTCCATTTTTATGCGACATGCGTTATGATCAGAAACTGAAAAACACACAAGTTTGTGAATAATTACCAGTGGATAGTAGTGTTCCAGGGGCTCTTGTTGGTAACCTTGACCTCCACATTATCACCTTCATGAACGAAAATTGTAGGTCCTGGATACTTGCCATTGACTGTTAGCAGTTTTTTTGTACGACACAAACGCGTAACGTTCTTCCTTTCTatctgaaaaaaattaattaaatcaaaacaaaaatcacTTGTTAGACACTTGCACCTTTAGCTAATTACACTTGAATTAACTAGAGAATTTCAATTACTTACATTGTATGAGAAGCGCCTAATAATTTTGGAAGATGAAGATGGCTTAATCAAGAAAATTGATAGTGTCAGTAGTCCAATTAATAGCAACTGGCAGCAATTACCCATTtggttaattaattaattcaattttacccttcttgATTCCTCCCCAACTAATGCTATAAGCCACTAAGCCAGCACACTAATTAGAGAGTATTTATAGATCAAatataatcatcataattatttcttttattatttgatttgatcaGTAAGAAAAGGACCTAGAAGCAAAGCTAATTTGTTTGCAGTTTTGTCTGCTATCGATATTACTTACTGTTTATGGCATATGCTTTACAATTATAGAACAGCAAGTACTACTAACTAATGTCACTTGCCATCGTATGAGCACgttcaattttatttcataaatatatacTAGCAAGTATATGACAGAGACATCGAACACGTAGAAAGGGACGGGTTAAATTTGATAAGTTCACCAATTGGTTGGTTATTCAGACTGAGTACGTAGTTTAGCAAGGGGGATTTTTGTAGAATCctaaacaaaaaacaaagaacagactgcacttaaaaaaaaatattacaggATCTTGTTACTTGAATGccgtatgtttttattttaatggCAGCAAATTCGATTTTTGATGTTTCCTTTTGCCACTATATACGCAAACCTAATCAAATATGCAGCATAGTATAAGCTGGTGTTCCCGAGTTTTATGCGATGTAAATCtgaattagtttagttcatgaaCTTCAAATACTAAATACTAACAAAAATTGAATTAGGTGAGGTCTGTGGTGTAGCAATATTATGCTAAGGGGTGTCAATTGATCACATTCCTCTATTAAAAAATTGTACTATTATTTAGCTAGGTTGAAATTAGATTTATGTATAAATATTGTTGACTTTCgttatttagtttaattttttctctctGTGTCTATTTTTAACATTTTGATACCCTTCAATAAAATTTCCGACTCCACCAGGACCAGTTGAGGTACATTTTGATACCCTTCAATAAAATTCCGACTCCGTCACGTGAGGTGTGGCCGATAGCGTGCTGGGAATTTTAGTTTTTCtgtgtttctaagctaggaaaagATACTCATACAATGAGCCCCACCAGTAAACTCAAATTAAACAATTACTGTTATcttaacaaaattaaataatatgattttctaatattttcaCCTTCATAGTAAACCAAGCCTAACAATCTAAATAGTTAGATCCGCTTAACTCAAAAGAGGACTAAATCCACTTTGTCGTTTTATTTGGCTGTATTTTTCAGTTTATGGGAGTAAGATCGACGTGTACATACTTCTACATTTCTACTTTTATAGattattcaaaaatcaaaacatcttAACTACTTGATATGAGGGAAAAGAACATGGGgtgatcattttttaaaaaaatggacaCAATTTGAAAAGGTAGATAAATGTAGTCGGTCGGTTAAATTTAATTCCCTTTTTTATCCTtttggcccaattgggcacatgcagtctctatactctattgatacacttttattccatattgatacacttttatactatattgatacactttttataAAGGAGAAAGAAAATTTTATGCAAGTACGTGCAGTCCCTAtatccaattgatactcttttataccgcattaatacacttttatactacgttgatacacttgcagtgtccatatactcaattgatactctcttatactcgattgatacatttttagaatgcatgtagaaactatatagagtcgtataaaatatatatctaaataataattgtagttaaaaattgtatagaatgtgtatatctattttcttttttatgtttgacttgttttatttatagttcCTCTTTTGGACTTGCAATAATGTTGGGgattgatttttggatttggaaaattgcAGTTGAACTATTGAAAAAAGTTGGAGTTAGGTTTTCCATTTTGTGTTTGAGTTGCATTATCCGCTCCTCAAAATtctatgtatttattttgatcaaataaagtttcttataataattttacATAGCATTTTTGATAGTCAATGTCATCATTTCATAAATATACATAATGCATGTTCCAACGTACAACAATTGTAGTTATATTAATTTCAAAAAaggaataacttttttttaaataaaaaaaagttggaaaaaaaatatataaaaatagtgaaaaaacacaAAAGAGCAGCGATTTTTTTATAATAgaatgaaacatcaaatttaaaaaaataaaacataaaaaaaaaccgcaaaattaaatagataaaatgaactagcttttaaaaaaaaaaaaaaatgagaaaaaatgtgAAGTAACTAGCATGCAAAATAATCAATGGCTATAaaatgaaattagtttagtggCTGATTAGAGGAAATTAAATTGTAATGGCTATTTAGTTGAAATTAGTTTTAGGAGCCATGATAGGAACTATCACTCATGACCCGTCAAGTGGTTTGATCTCGGGGGCCCATCAGCTGTTACCTCCCGCCAAATCAAATTGGTGTTTTGACAATTTGAATATAACGGTCTGAATGTTTACACCATTTCCAGAACAATGCCTTTCAGAAGATTGCACACCACTTGTTCACGTTTGATGGTTAACGAACCGGCGAGCAATTTCAAAGCAGAATTGCCACGCAGTAAGCATCCCAAATTGCCCGGAGGTAAACCACCGGCGAAGGCGTCAAAAGTCAGTAGCTCAGATATAGTGCAATGGAACAGGTCCGTCACTCAATACATGCGGGAAGGAGAATTAGATTCCGCTTTGAGGTTATTCAACTCCATGCCTGTCAAGTCATGTGTATCCTGGAACGCAATGATTTC encodes the following:
- the LOC107864788 gene encoding laccase-1, encoding MGNCCQLLLIGLLTLSIFLIKPSSSSKIIRRFSYNIERKNVTRLCRTKKLLTVNGKYPGPTIFVHEGDNVEVKVTNKSPWNTTIHWHGVRQLRSGWADGPAYITQCPIVPGGTYTYKFTIINQRGTLWWHAHLSWQRATVHGAFIIYPRMRPYPFSAPVEAEIPIIFGEWWNGEIEDIENDMKLYGSGPNSSDAYTINGLPGPSYPCSNKDTFIQTIEQGKTYLLRIINAALNDELFFAVANHTLTVVEIDAVYTKPFTTKAIMVTPGQTTNVLITANQVPDSTGMFVMAARPYLTSVFPFDNSTTVGFLKYKIPNAKITKTPAKSFTLPSNLPQIEDTPFATKFAEKLRSLGSPEYPCNVPKEIDKRVITTISLNLQDCPVNQTCKGFKNKKFYASMNNQSFIRPSISILESHYRNLSNTMFSNFPGRPPHPFNYTGVDPLSENLNTEFSTRILVVPHGTKLEIVLQDTNFLNPENHPIHVHGHNFFIVGRGFGNYDVDRDTKYYNLIDPPERNTVAVPVGGWAAIRLTADNPGVWFIHCHLEEHTSWGLAMGLIVQSGQHPSQCLLPPPDDFPTC